In Candidatus Desulfofervidus auxilii, one genomic interval encodes:
- the hxlB gene encoding 6-phospho-3-hexuloisomerase, with translation MHYKEILKRIKEITDRISEKESVEFINLIKTSPRVYVVGAGRSGLVAKAFAMRLVHLGIKVFVVGETVTPALREGDILLAVSGSGRTAVVVEAAKAAKAARGKVAAVTSDAQSPLAKLADFIVIIPSRIRPKEHVHYEVGELLGSSLTPLGTLFEVSTLIFFESCVAELMRQLGVKEEEMKKIHANI, from the coding sequence GTGCATTATAAAGAAATTTTAAAAAGGATTAAAGAAATTACTGACCGTATTAGTGAAAAAGAAAGTGTAGAATTTATAAATCTCATTAAAACCTCTCCCCGTGTCTATGTGGTGGGAGCAGGCCGTTCAGGATTGGTGGCTAAGGCATTTGCTATGCGTCTGGTCCATTTGGGCATAAAGGTTTTTGTGGTAGGCGAAACAGTTACCCCTGCCTTGCGGGAGGGCGATATTTTGTTGGCTGTCTCGGGTTCAGGGAGAACCGCTGTGGTAGTAGAAGCAGCTAAGGCAGCTAAGGCAGCTAGAGGTAAAGTGGCCGCTGTTACTAGTGATGCTCAATCTCCTCTGGCTAAATTAGCTGATTTTATAGTAATCATTCCTTCCAGAATTCGCCCCAAGGAACATGTGCATTATGAGGTAGGTGAATTATTGGGCTCATCCCTTACTCCATTGGGAACCCTATTTGAAGTTTCTACTCTTATCTTTTTTGAATCATGTGTAGCTGAGCTGATGAGACAATTAGGAGTGAAAGAAGAAGAAATGAAAAAAATACATGCCAATATATAA
- the hxlA gene encoding 3-hexulose-6-phosphate synthase — protein sequence MRPLLQIALDLTDKKRALEIANLIAPLVDILEVGTPLLKAVGVEIITSLKQLYPNKLILADTKTMDVGKVEAELVFNARADMMTVCAAAPLETIKAAVTKTQTLNKKIVVDFIGVENKLERGREIVSLKPDYFNLHTAIDVQQVKGKSFEDLDLFRKHFNIPLCVAGGIIPEDIPKFMPYKPAIIIVGGFVTKAKDPKSAVIALKKEIERAL from the coding sequence ATGCGGCCTTTATTACAAATTGCTTTAGACTTAACTGACAAAAAAAGGGCACTAGAAATAGCAAATTTAATAGCCCCTTTGGTAGATATTTTGGAAGTAGGCACACCTCTTTTAAAGGCAGTAGGAGTAGAAATTATTACTAGTTTAAAACAACTTTATCCCAATAAACTCATTCTGGCAGATACCAAGACTATGGATGTGGGAAAAGTAGAGGCAGAGTTGGTTTTTAATGCTAGGGCAGATATGATGACCGTATGTGCGGCTGCTCCCTTAGAGACTATTAAGGCTGCTGTTACTAAAACCCAGACCTTAAATAAAAAAATTGTGGTGGACTTTATTGGGGTAGAGAATAAATTAGAAAGGGGGAGAGAGATTGTTTCTTTAAAACCTGATTATTTCAATCTCCACACAGCTATTGATGTTCAACAGGTAAAAGGTAAGTCATTTGAGGACCTAGATTTATTTAGAAAACACTTCAATATTCCTCTCTGTGTAGCAGGTGGTATCATCCCAGAGGATATTCCTAAATTTATGCCTTACAAACCGGCTATTATTATTGTGGGAGGGTTTGTCACCAAGGCTAAAGACCCCAAAAGTGCGGTTATTGCCTTAAAAAAGGAGATAGAACGTGCATTATAA